One Chiloscyllium punctatum isolate Juve2018m chromosome 33, sChiPun1.3, whole genome shotgun sequence DNA segment encodes these proteins:
- the LOC140458590 gene encoding complexin-3-like — translation MAFIVKNMVGGQLKNLTGGLGEDKGEGEKSEAAAQGMTREEFEEYQRQLVEEKMERDANFAQKKAERATLRTHLRDKYKLPKSELDENQIQLAGGDVELPKELAKMIEEDNEEEAEKDSVLGQLANIQNLDLDHLKNKAQATLQDFKQTAEKCCLM, via the exons ATGGCATTCATCGTCAAGAACATGGTAGGCGGGCAGTTGAAGAACTTGACTGGGGGACTTGGCGAGGATAAGGGCGAGGGAGAAAAGTCGGAAGCCGCAGCCCAGGGAATGACAAGAGAGGAGTTTGAGGAATACCAACGGCAGCTGGTAGAAGAAAA GATGGAGCGTGATGccaattttgctcaaaaaaaGGCAGAACGAGCAACATTGAGAACACATTTAAGGGACAAGTACAAGCTCCCAAAG AGCGAATTGGATGAAAACCAAATCCAGTTGGCCGGCGGGGATGTGGAGCTGCCAAAGGAGTTGGCTAAAATGATCGAAGAGGATAACGAAGAGGAGGCAGAGAAGGACTCGGTGTTGGGACAGCTGGCCAACATTCAGAACCTGGACCTTGACCATTTGAAAAACAAAGCTCAAGCAACCCTGCAAGACTTCAAGCAAACGGCAGAGAAGTGTTGCCTCATGTGA